The Brachyhypopomus gauderio isolate BG-103 chromosome 1, BGAUD_0.2, whole genome shotgun sequence genome includes the window TCCTGTGCTGCACTGAGCAATTTTAATAATCCCGGGTCAGATCATGATATCCAGTATGATGATATTTAAATTATATGGTAATGAACAGAATATGGCAGAATGTGCTGTTCTGAGCGTATTGTATAACTCAAGCTGGACAACCCTCTAGGTGCTACAACCTAATAGCAATACTGAAAAATTTTGTGTGAAGTTTGTGTGTCAGGAAAAGCCCTACTGCCCTTCTGTTCTGCACTGTGGTGTTCTGGAGTGCATACTTCTCTTGGTCAAATGCAGCACTTAAAATGTTTGTTCAAAGACATCATTAGTCTGTTTGTTTAGACACATTTACATGCAAATGGCAGTGCAAATACATATAGGAAGCTAAAATGAATCGAGATGTAGTCCATGTCCAGTGACCTCAGTGACTCAGCTTTGGTGATGGCACTCTTATTGCTCAGAGTATCTCAATGAAGGCTGTAAAATGTCGAAATGGAAATCAGTGGAGTGACTTTGTTTGCAAATTGGTCATAAACCATCCATCTATCGTTTGCCATTATGGTTGAACTAGGCTTAGATTCAATCTTGCTTTTGCAAATATGTCAGAATTTGTTCCTGTGAAGTAGAGAATGTGTTTGCTCATTGAGTCTGACACGTCTTCCTCAAactttcctcctcttcctcaaacTCTCTCAGGAAGTTTTCCCTGCCATCGCAGCCCCTTGGTTTGAGGACTGATGCTTAAATGTTTCTAATAGCACATTTGCTACTATGATTTGTGTAAAAGTGAAAGTTTTTCCAGGATGGAGAAGGTGTGATTAAAGGCTTCGTCAATTTTCTGGAGTTTATTTTTGTCAAAATAAGTTTATTTTTACTTAAACTTTTTTAGTACCAGGAATCCATGATATGCCTCATGCTCATGAACCTCATGCCACCCCAGTTCCTGAAGTTCCTGTACTCTCCAGGACCGAAGTACCACATCCTGCCTCTGTAGTTGGGATGTTCGTACATGAGCCAGTGGCCGTCCATCACGTGACAGGAGTGGCAGCCGTCGGACCAGTGGTAGCGATCCATGAAGGAATCACAGTCATCCGTCATCTCCATCATCTGACCCATGAAGTTCTCCCTGTCATAGATCCTCATTCTGTGGGATCCTCTGTACTGTTGGGGAAGAGAACAAACCGTGTTGCTTTGGAGAAATCCTTCTGGAGCACATATAGTTAATTTCCAAAACTATATATCAGAGTTGATACTGTACCCGAGGGATCATGCGGCAAGACCTGATGTAGTTACCCGTCCCCCATCCCCACATGTTCATGTAGTCGGCGTACTCCCCCCTCTTCATGAAGTAGCTGTTTCCCATGTAGTTGGGGCGGTCGTACACCATCCAGCAGCCGCTCTCCACCCTGCAGGAGTGGCAGCGGCTCATGTAAGAGTTCATGTCAGAACAATCACCGGTGCACTCGTAGGAGCGACCCATGAAGTTCCTGTCCTCGTAGAAGATCACCTGTTTAGGTAGAAGCAATTAAAAGGACAATGAGGTCACTAGATTTCTGTAGGTACAAACGGCAATATTTAAATTATCGTGTCAAACCATGAATGTATATTGGTAAATGCTTCATTTTCAGTTCCTACCTTGCCCATAGTCATGGTGACTGGTTGTCTGGTTTGGTTTGTCAGAGCTGTTTCTAACTGATGAACTACATCCTCCCTGGTTTAACTCTTGTATTTATACCTGACCAGGACCAAAGAATACGTCACTCCTGTTGTGTAAACTCCTGACCAAGCAACACAACACAGAGGCCCACGGAGAGCTGAAGTGCTTTTGCAACATTTCCATGTGACACAGACTCCAGAAGACTTTAGAATGGATCCTACAGGTAAGACAATATATCTACCTGATCTGTTTATTTTTGTATCAGacacggacataatttggggggggggggggggggggggggggggggatgtcccccccactttttcaaaagccggttttggtcccccccagcttttacggttaaaaccaaatatttaaatagcgatgaatccatgtcccccctactttttattacaaaattacatcCATGGTGTCAGACAATAACATgttcagaggtgtataatccaggttcagaaagtaaaagtcctcaccaggattttgctcacgcttcctggattgtgttgattccactcattttacctggattgcactaattagaaaatctagcaagcttgaataaaatcctggtgaggacttttactttctgaacctaaATTATACAACTCTGAACATGTTAATACGTTTATTGACAAATCAGTGAACAGTTTTGGATTTACCTGAACTGTCAGGTGTTAATGTCATGGGCATTAACCTATAAATGTCATGTGAATTGATAGGTAAAATCATTATGGGTTTCTTCAACATGGTTAATGAGAAGCTACTACTCAAACAATCTGTGAAATTGTTAATATTTAATTTtcttttcatgttcatcaatacatttaaaatacTTTACTCTAACTTTGTTAGTAATTTTGTTAGCAATTTTGTTAGCAATTTCTCTACTAGCAGTCTTGCTATCACATTTACACCTCATTTCTCAGTTGTATTTactttagtgctgtcaattccaggtgccgcgattaaaagtcctcaccaggattttgctcaagcttgctagattttctaattagcaatccaggtaaaattagtggaatcaacacaatccaggaagccagagcaaaatcctggtgaggacttttaatcgcggcacctggaattgacagcactaatttactTCTAAACCTACTTGCACATATCCTGATAAATTGATTATTGATTTATTCATCAATAGTTTCTGGATCAGTCAACAATACAAATGGTCTCCCACAAGCCTGCACCCCCTGCAGATACTACAGGTCTTCTGTTCATCTGACGCATGCTGTCGTTGCTATTTCCAGTCTCTCATTTTTAATGTTCCTGCTTTTGTACGAACATCATTGGGACATTCTCATTATTACCTTAGGAACCAGCAAGATGCATATAttgtttaaaacaaaacaaagtgcTGATGTGGTGTGTTCGAAGTCTGGAATCTTAGTCCATTGTCTCTGTTTTGAAATGTCTGTCTCATGACTACAACTACAGTCTAAAACCCTTTAGTTCTTTAGTTAATCAATTTCCTTACTGACTAATGTAGTTGAAAATGTTTACAGTGAAACATCTGGCCACACCTCAAATATCTCCATAGGACATTATAAGCATGGGTGGAAGCGTGCTTTACACACATGTAACAGACAATAACCTGGGCTGGGTGTTGCATTAAATTTAGCTACTCTTCAAGTTATTGTTCCCAATAAGAAATTAAATCACTGGGCATGTGTGGGCAcggaaaagacagaagacatGAGCACTAGGACTGAAGGAGGGGGTGCAGGGAAGGGTTTAGGACTGAATGAGGGGGTCCAGTAAAGGGTTTAGGACTGAAGGAGGGGGTGCAGGGAAGGGTTTAGGACTGAATGAGGGGGTCCAGTAAAGGGTTTAGGACTGAAGGAGGGGGTGCAGGGAAGGGTTTAGGACTGAATGAGGGGGTCCAGTAAAGGGTTTAGGACTGAAGGAGGGGGTGCAGGGAAGGGTTTAGGACTGAAGGAGGGGGTCAAGGGAAGGATTTCGGACTGAAGGAGGGGTC containing:
- the LOC143522841 gene encoding gamma-crystallin M2-like, producing the protein MGRSYECTGDCSDMNSYMSRCHSCRVESGCWMVYDRPNYMGNSYFMKRGEYADYMNMWGWGTGNYIRSCRMIPRYRGSHRMRIYDRENFMGQMMEMTDDCDSFMDRYHWSDGCHSCHVMDGHWLMYEHPNYRGRMWYFGPGEYRNFRNWGGMRFMSMRHIMDSWY